A single window of Microplitis demolitor isolate Queensland-Clemson2020A chromosome 7, iyMicDemo2.1a, whole genome shotgun sequence DNA harbors:
- the LOC103575174 gene encoding choline-phosphate cytidylyltransferase A — MEEEIKSNMSCEISYENGEDKSMGSRDDSPVVFPSIYREAPFSDDPEAIAELEACDYADKITIKMAKSGKASRRVRVYADGIYDLFHQGHARQLMQAKNIFPNVYLIVGVCNDELTHMKKGRTVMTDDERYEAVRHCRYVDEVVRDAPWELDEEYLAKHKIDFVAHDDIPYSTDEADDVYASIKAKGMFVATQRTEGVSTSDIVARIVKDYDIYVRRNLARGYSAKELNVSFLSEKKFRLQNKFDDLKDKGKRVMENIEEKRMDMISKWEEKSRDFIDAFLLLFGREGRLSTIWNESKGRLMQALSPPASPKRAGSPNGSSSSNNDDDQVSPPPKKTGRYDFPNNSNHYLSDDYSDDEEINSHSK; from the exons ATGGAAGAggaaataaaatcaaacatgAGCTGTGAAATAAGTTATGAAAATGGAGAGGACAAGTCGATGGGTTCGCGAGATGATTCTCCAGTAGTATTCCcg TCGATATACCGCGAAGCGCCATTCAGCGATGACCCGGAGGCCATCGCCGAGCTGGAAGCCTGTGATTATGCTGATAAAATCACCATCAAGATGGCCAAGAGCGGCaaag caTCCAGGCGGGTCAGAGTTTACGCTGATGGGATTTACGATCTGTTTCATCAAGGGCATGCACGTCAACTCATGCaggcgaaaaatattttcccaaATGTCTACTTGATTGTCGGCg TTTGTAACGACGAATTGACTCATATGAAAAAAGGTCGAACCGTTATGACGGATGACGAAAGATATGAAGCAGTACGGCATTGCCGTTACGTTGATGAAGTAGTGCGAGACGCACCATGGGAATTAGATGAGGAATATCTAGCTAAACataag ATAGACTTTGTAGCTCACGATGACATCCCGTATTCGACTGATGAAGCTGACGATGTGTACGCGTCGATAAAAGCCAAGGGTATGTTTGTAGCAACGCAAAGAACTGAGGGTGTCTCGACATCGGACATCGTTGCTAGAATCGTCAAAGACTATGATATTTATGTTAGAAGAAATTTAGCTAGAGGATACAGCGCCAAGGAGCTGAATGTCTcgtttttaagt GAAAAGAAGTTCAGGTTACAGAACAAATTTGATGACTTAAAAGACAAGGGGAAGCGTGTGATGGAAAACATTGAGGAAAAACGTATGGACATGATAAGTAAATGGGAGGAAAAATCTCGTGATTTTATTGAtgcctttttattattatttggcaGAGAAGGTCGTTTG tcgACAATCTGGAACGAAAGTAAAGGTCGATTAATGCAGGCACTTTCACCCCCAGCAAGTCCTAAAAGAGCGGGTAGTCCAAATggaagtagtagtagtaataatgaCGATGATCAAGTcag tccaCCACCAAAGAAAACTGGTCGTTATGATTTCCCAAATAATAGTAATCACTATCTAAGTGATGATTACAGTGATGACGAAGAAATAAATTCGCATTccaaataa
- the LOC103570977 gene encoding surfeit locus protein 4 homolog: MEIQHEIVTKAEEVADQVIRNGKHVLPTLARLCLIATFLEDGLRMWFQWNEQREYMDMTWGCGKFLATLFVLVNLIGQLGGCVMVIGRFKVTIACGILFFIVVLQTLAYNILWDVQFLFRNLALIGALLLVLAESRVEGRSLFAGVPTLGDNKPKNYLQLAGRILLAFMFITLIRFEISFLQITQDIIGGILMVFVTVGYKTKLSALLLVVMLTALNMYHNAWWTIPDHRPLRDFLKYDFFQTLSVVGGLLMIVSLGPGGVSMDEHKKQW; this comes from the exons ATGGAGATTCAACACGAAATAGTAACTAAAGCCGAGGAGGTTGCCGaccag GTAATTCGTAATGGTAAACATGTGCTACCAACACTTGCACGGCTGTGTCTTATTGCCACGTTCCTCGAGGATGGCTTGCGAATGTGGTTTCAATGGAATGAACAGAGAGAATACATGGACATGACATGGGGATGTGGTAAATTCTTGGCGACTTTATTCGTCCTTGTAAATCTTATAGGACAATTAGGTGGCTGTGTTATGGTAATTGGAAGATTCAAGGTCACCATTGCTTGTggaatactattttttatagtcgTACTCCAGACTCTGGCTTACAATATTCTGTGGGATGTTCAGTTTTTATTCCGTAATTTGGCACTTATTGGTGCGTTGTTGCTGGTGCTCGCTGAATCACGTGTTGAAGGAAGATCGCTGTTTGCTGGTGTGCCCACACTTGGTGACAACAAACCCAAAAATTACTTGCAATTAGCTGGGCGTATACTTTTAGCATTTATGTTCATTACGTTAATACGAtttgaaatatcatttttgCAAATAACGCAGGATATTATTGGAGGAATTTTGATGGTATTTGTTACTGTTGGTTATAAAACAAAGCTTAGTGCCTTGTTGCTTGTTGTGATGCTCACGGCGTTAAATATGTACCACAATGCTTGGTGGACTATTCCAGACCACAGGCCACTTAGGGACTTCCTTAAATACGATTTCTTccag actTTATCAGTTGTTGGAGGACTTTTAATGATTGTGTCACTGGGTCCAGGTGGTGTGTCTATGGACGAACACAAAAAGCAATGGTAG
- the LOC103570978 gene encoding rab-like protein 6: MLSAFKRLAGKHDGLVNSSPRPAHQSMPTQLQRKFAKGVQYNMKIIIKGDRNVGKTCLFHRLQGQKFNEEYIPTEEIQVTSIQWNYKTTDDVVKVEVWDVVDRGRRRRKLDGLKMDNQASSEGIIEEPALDAEFLDVYKGTNGVIVMLDVTKSWTFDYVQRELPKIPDHIPVIVLGNHCDMSHHRTVTSDRVTYFIDSLTDRTAQVRYAESSMRNGFGLKLLHKFFNLPFLQLQRETLLKQLETNEEETQLTSQELDLFQESDDADYDKFLDNLVNRRRAVAESASATILVPNVTSSLSTHHALSSSSNNCNFNSDVRRSNSMPGPIGGGTPIPVKSYDAKFIPKKDTKSPQTNYSNKNISPAVKPDSTSDGSDRKEKQQNFVAKMLAANKKDDATTTSTAASSTTNNSSPLASVEDFIPDDGMLDRSFLDDNNQSPQKTQVVNNNVVDTDSETETANPLVAGYEDDLSSADDDNSIPVEPRLIENPLSKSKTRRGERADEDKRTMASDKRDSISSSEELGITNGDFTSLDQQDGNSDRFDSWLSRDSKWRQSPEGGEDVSSTGTRKDKLDVSDKSRDVSVTSSNVHLELLDNSSIRQIYSNSNSNSPVMKEKKKHRDKGDDKEKRKKKKSKDKSKDKDKSDKNERRKKRSQRKDEEGRDELEEFLNGPASRPSIDMAYEAL, translated from the exons ATGTTGTCAGCTTTCAAAAGATTGGCTGGTAAGCACGATGGGCTGGTTAATTCATCACCGAGACCTGCTCATCAGTCGATGCCGACGCAATTGCAGAGAAAATTCGCCAAAGGAGTGCAATataaca tgaaaataataataaaaggtgATAGAAATGTTGGGAAAACATGTCTGTTCCATAGGTTACAAGggcaaaaatttaatgaagaaTACATTCCAACAGAAGAAATTCAAGTTACCAGCATACAATGGAATTACAAGACAACTGATGATGTTGTCAAAGTTGAAGTATGGGATGTCGTTGATCGCGGAAGACGTAGACGCAAGTTGGACGGTTTGAAAATGGATAACCAGGCATCATCTGAGGGTATCATTGAAGAGCCAGCGCTCGATGCTGAATTTTTAGACGTCTACAAAGGGACCAATGGTGTTATCGTTATGCTGGATGTCACCAAATCCTGGACATTTGATTACGTACAGCGTGAATTGCCAAAAATTCCTGATCACATACCGGTTATTGTGCTGGGCAATCACTGCGACATGTCACATCATCGCACTGTTACTTCGGATCGcgttacttattttattgattcacTGACTGACAGAACTGCCCAAGTACGTTACGCAGAATCGTCGATGCGTAATGGATTTGGGTTGAAATtattgcataaattttttaatcttccaTTCCTGCAATTGCAACGCGAAACTTTGTTGAAACAATTGGAGACAAATGAAGAAGAAACGCAGCTCACTAGTCAGGAATTGGATTTGTTTCAAGAAAGTGATGATGCtgattatgataaatttttggataatCTTGTAAATCGGAGGCGTGCTGTTGCTGAATCCGCTTCTGCGACAATTCTAGTCCCAAATGTAACGTCATCATTGAGCACACATCACGCATTGTCTTCCAGtagtaataattgtaattttaatagtgaTGTTAGGAGATCTAATTCAATGCCAGGTCCTATTGGCGGTGGTACCCCCATTCCTGTCAAATCTTATGACGCTAAATTTATACCAAAAAAAGACACCAAGAGTCCACAGAcaaattacagtaataaaaatatttccccAGCTGTAAAACCTGATTCTACATCAGACGGTTCTGACAGGAAAGAGAAGCAGCAGAACTTCGTTGCTAAGATGCTTGCTGCTAATAAAAAAGACGATGCTACGACAACATCAACAGCAGCTTCAAGTACGACAAATAATTCCTCTCCGTTAGCTAGCGTTGAAGACTTTATTCCTGATGATGGTATGCTAGATAGATCGTTTCTGGATGACAATAATCAGTCGCCTCAGAAAACTCAGGtggttaataataatgtagtTGATACTGATAGTGAAACAGAGACTGCTAATCCATTGGTTGCCGGCTACGAAGACGATCTCTCGTCAGCTGATGATGACAATTCGATTCCTGTCGAGCCGAGACTTATTGAAAACCCATTGAGTAAATCTAAGACTCGTAGAGGAGAACGTGCAGATGAGGATAAAAGAACTATGGCATCAGATAAACGGGACTCCATATCGTCTAGTGAAGAGCTTGGAATAACAAATGGTGACTTTACGTCACTAGATCAACAGGATGGAAACTCTGACAGATTTGACAGCTGGTTAAGTCGCGACTCCAAGTGGCGACAGAGTCCAGAAGGTGGTGAAGATGTCAGTAGCACTGGTACGAGAAAAGACAAGCTGGATGTCAGTGATAAAAGTCGCGACGTCAGCGTTACCAGTTCTAATGTTCATCTCGAGTTGCTCGATAACTCGAGTATCcgtcaaatttattcaaattcaaattctaatAGTCCAGTGATGAAGGAGAAGAAAAAACATCGAGATAAAGGCGACGATAAGGAGAAgaggaaaaagaaaaagagtaAAGACAAAAgtaaagataaagataaaagtgataaaaatgaaagacGGAAAAAACGGAGTCAACGTAAGGACGAAGAAGGCAGAGATGAGTtggaagaatttttaaatggacCCGCCTCGCGACCATCCATCGATATGGCTTACGAAGCTTTATAA
- the LOC103570980 gene encoding uncharacterized protein C6orf136 homolog: MALCIRTVPSKLLSFVGTISQTQLDHRLTKLIGTSSLLHEVHYTPKKNPQDNYTLASVYKTTDYLKNINKINNEVKLYANVSQLPKRTADLPQDEFSSDKTKDHIPGQAPSDQLMRVYKTLQTDLPRFFTSIMDYRIYHRDIEFINHFKGTATQGLSSYMKQILLLRVGGHLMYAMVKLEVLKITVHPEDSTVRVRWRIRGLSAFKAFFNFWKFKWLKSVGGISSLETWYDGFSTFYVNADGLVYRHVADKMMPDEETEPIKAKPDIAAKLAA, encoded by the exons atggcACTTTGCATTAGAACAGTTCCAAGTAAATTACTGTCTTTTGTTGGAACAATAAGTCAGACGCAGCTTGATCACCGGTTGACAAAACTAATCGGCACATCTTCGCTTTTACATGAG gtcCATTAtacaccgaaaaaaaatccacaggATAATTATACACTGGCATCAGTATACAAAACtacagattatttaaaaaatataaataaaattaataacgaaGTCAAATTGTATGCAAACGTGTCACAGTTACCAAAAAGAACAGCAGATTTACCTCAGGATGAATTTTCAAGTGACAAAACCAAGGATCATATTCCGGGGCAAGCTCCTTCAGATCAACTGATGCGTGTTTACAAGACACTTCAAACAGat cTGCCGAGATTTTTCACCTCAATAATGGACTACAGAATTTACCACCGAGATATCGAgtttattaatcatttcaaAGGCACCGCTACACA AGGACTCAGTAGTTACAtgaaacaaatattattattgagagTAGGAGGACATTTGATGTACGCGATGGTTAAACTAGAAGtactaaaaattacagtaCATCCTGAAGACAGTACTGTCAGAGTTAGATGGAGGATAAGAGGCCTGTCTGCTTTCAAagcgttttttaatttttggaaattcaaGTGGTTGAAGAGTGTCGGCGGTATATCGTCATTGGAGac GTGGTATGATGGATTTTCTACATTTTATGTAAACGCAGATGGTTTAGTGTACAGACATGTAGCTGATAAGATGATGCCTGATGAAGAAACAGAACCAATAAAAGCAAAACCAGATATTGCCGCTAAATTAGCAGCATGA
- the LOC103570979 gene encoding DNA-directed RNA polymerase II subunit RPB7, protein MFYHISLEHEILLHPRYFGPQLLDTVKQKLYTEVEGTCTGKYGFVVAVTTIDSIGAGIIQPGQGFVVYPVKYKAIVFRPFKGEVLDAVVTQVNKVGMFAEIGPLSCFISHHSIPTDMQFCPNVSPPCYKSKEEDVVIQADDEIRLKIVGTRVDATGIFAIGTLMDDYLGLNCQ, encoded by the exons atgttCTATCAC ATATCTCTGGAACATGAAATTTTACTCCATCCCCGTTACTTTGGACCTCAACTCCTCGATACCGTTAAGCAAAAATTGTACACAGAAGTTGAAGGCACGTGTACTGGAAA ATACGGATTTGTCGTGGCTGTCACGACTATCGATAGTATCGGAGCAGGTATCATTCAACCTGGCCAAGGTTTCGTCGTGTATCCAGTTAAATACAAAGCCATCGTCTTCAGGCCATTCAAAGGCGAAGTACTAGATGCTGTCGTAACTCAAGTTAACAaa GTCGGAATGTTCGCTGAAATCGGACCTCTGTCGTGTTTTATTTCCCAccat tccATACCAACTGATATGCAGTTTTGTCCTAACGTAAGTCCCCCATGTTATAAATCAAAAGAAGAAGACGTCGTCATTCAAGCTGATGATGAAATACGATTGAAGATTGTTGGTACTCGTGTTGATGCTACAggaatt ttTGCTATAGGAACACTTATGGATGATTAtttag GACTAAATTGCCAATAG
- the LOC103570981 gene encoding protein max encodes MSSKNLHSEEYFDNNESDDCEQYDNDDQEDIKNTQLMTAEEKRAHHNALERKRRDGIKENFLELKETVNALMPGNKATSRTQILRKSAAFIRMMENKNARHEQDILILKRQNELLHQQILAIENTLTRREAGVDVGDSSIPDHEIKIENSSGSESSESSGSSESSESSESEQ; translated from the exons AtgtcttcaaaaaatttacatagcGAAGAATATTTTGACAACAATGAAAGTGAT gatTGCGAACAATATGACAATGATGATCAGGAAGACATTAAAAACACCCAATTAATGACAGCG GAAGAGAAACGCGCCCACCACAATGCATTGGAAAGAAAACGTCGCGATgggataaaagaaaattttcttgagctcAAAGAGACAGTGAATGCCCTGATGCCAGGAAACAAAGCAACGAGTCGaactcaaattttgagaaaatctGCTGCTTTTATCAGAatgatggaaaataaaaatgctcGTCATGAACAGGATATTCTTATTCTAAAAAGACAAAATGAGTTATTACATCAACAAA taCTTgctattgaaaatactttGACCCGTCGTGAAGCAGGTGTGGATGTCGGAGATAGCTCGATTCCGGaccatgaaataaaaattgaaaattcttcTGGTTCCGAGTCCTCAGAATCTTCAGGGTCTTCAGAGTCTTCAGAATCATCAGAATCtgaacaataa
- the LOC103570982 gene encoding protein yellow, whose translation MRYFILLLSLSAVSCDPFKTVFSWKQVDYNFPNESMRNDYKTSGDYIQEHNVPLGLNVWGDKLFITVPRWKKGVPANLNYVSLKNDNKSPLLNPYPDWESNDIHSPDALVNILRVRIDACDRLWAVDSGIDDILGEFKPVQPKKLIAIDLKTNKIILRYTFKETDIKPDTFFADTAIDVDPKNCDDAYVYNSDLGAYGLVVYSLAKNDSWRINHNYFHFDPLNGEYNVSGINFQWTDGLFGLALSPPMEDGSKTLYFHPMSGIHEFSVSTNIIKNQTALADPKFWTHFHVAGNKGPYTQGTSSMYDLETGIIYFTQINKNAVACWDTKMELNPDNFRIVAQDNEKLVFPNDIIIEPKTRKFYCLSDNLPVFQYSAYDVNQTNFYVHVASLEDLTAACRAAAE comes from the exons atgaggtattttattttactgctgAGCTTGTCAGCAGTATCATGCGATCCATTTAAAACAGTATTCTCTTGGAAGCAAGTTGACTATAATTTTCCAAACGAATCAATGCGCAATGATTACAAAACATCTGGAGATTATATCCAAGAACACAATGTCCCGCTGGGATTAAATGTATGGGGTGACAAGCTTTTCATCACCGTACCGAGATGGAAGAAAGGAGTACCGGCAAATTTGAATTACGTCAGTTTGAAGAATG atAATAAATCACCGTTGCTTAATCCTTATCCTGATTGGGAGTCTAATGACATCCATTCACCAGATGCGCTCGTAAATATTCTCAGGGTCAGAATTGATGCTTGTGATAGGCTGTGGGCTGTTGATAGTGGTATTGATGATATTCTCGGTGAATTTAAACCAGTACAGCCCAAGAAACTTATTGCCATTGATTTAAAAACCAATAAG aTTATTTTGAGATATACCTTCAAAGAAACTGACATTAAACCCGATACGTTTTTTGCCGACACCGCGATCGATGTTGACCCCAAAAATTGTGATGACGCATACGTTTATAACTCGGATTTGGGAGCTTATGGACTCGTTGTCTACAGTCTAGCAAAAAATGATTCGTGGAGAATAAATCACAACTACTTCCACTTTGATCCTCTGAATG gcGAATACAATGTGAGTGGAATAAATTTCCAATGGACCGACGGTCTGTTTGGACTGGCCTTGAGTCCTCCGATGGAAGATGGCTCCAAGACACTTTACTTCCATCCCATGTCAGGGATCCATGAGTTTTCGGTATCGACAAATATCATTAAGAATCAAACCGCGTTAGCTGACCCGAAATTCTGGACTCATTTCCATGTTGCTGGGAACAAAGGTCCTTACACCCAAGGAACCTCTTCAATGTATGACCTGGAAAcaggaattatttatttcactcaaattaataaaaatgccGTCGCTTGCTGGGATACCAAAATGGAACTCAATCCAGATAATTTCC gaATCGTTGCGcaagataatgaaaaattggtTTTCCCGAATGACATAATAATTGAACCAAAAACACGTAAATTCTACTGTCTCTCGGATAATTTACCCGTATTTCAATACAGCGCTTATGACGTGAATCAAACAAATTTCTACGTACATGTTGCGTCGCTAGAAGATTTGACAGCCGCCTGCAGAGCTGCGGCTGAATAg
- the LOC103570983 gene encoding organic cation transporter protein, with amino-acid sequence MKDTPTNGYAEVNGKNGVTDKDKKCEDYEEVDAIQEAMGAMGRWQVLVCIAISLVKFPVAWHQLAMVFMAPHAQQYNCTTPAYSSAKDQCIVNVNGSHVECQSWEFDRSTFPETIISQWSLVCNRSHYANIQQSLLMFGILLGNITFGSLADRFGRKIPLMISVILQLASGIGCAVVPWFPALLFFKLLAAMATGGTMVTSYVICMEIVGTKWRAAITVLYQIPFSLGHMSLAGLAYLFRHWQHLQLAISLPSIILLSYWWIVPESPRWLLAVGRQKAACKILKKAAKVNKVPDKDIPELVRKHYLHQNSRKSASDHSATIVDLFRTPNIRIKSLAIFFNWIVCGMGLFGMTQYIGQVGGDIFVNFAVSGATQIPGNFVAWWVMNKLGRKITLITSHVTAGVATLLLIAVPENLAWARLILACFGIVGMSVSFTTVYLFSGELFPTVVRNIGVGTSSMCARIGSMVAPFVVSLSTVQFFLPPLIFGTFPLVGAGLALFLPETNGCKLPETLQDGEDFGKKIKKCLKRKDAEAEVSL; translated from the exons ATGAAGGATACTCCAACTAACGGATATG ctgAAGTAAACGGCAAAAATGGAGTTACCGACAAAGACAAGAAATGTGAAGATTATGAAGAAGTGGACGCGATCCAGGAAGCGATGGGCGCGATGGGAAGATGGCAAGTCCTCGTGTGTATCGCCATTTCCTTAGTCAAATTTCCCGTAGCGTGGCATCAATTAGCTATGGTATTTATGGCACCACATGCTCAACAATATAATTGTACAACTCCTGCATATTCATCAGCCAAAGATCAATGCATTGTTAACGTAAACGGCAGCCATGTTGAGTGTCAGTCTTGGGAGTTTGACAGAAGTACCTTTCCAGAAACGATAATATCTCAG TGGAGTCTAGTTTGCAATCGTTCCCATTATGCGAATATACAGCAGTCATTACTCATGTTCGGTATATTATTAGGAAATATTACATTTGGTAGTTTAGCagacag attTGGCCGAAAAATTCCATTGATGATTTCTGTGATACTTCAATTAGCATCAGGGATCGGTTGCGCAGTGGTGCCGTGGTTTCCAGCTCTTCTGTTTTTCAAATTACTGGCGGCGATGGCCACTGGAGGAACAATGGTCACAAGTTACGTGATATGTATGGAAATAGTCGGCACTAAATGGCGAGCAGCTATCACAGTCCTCTATCAAATACCATTTAGTTTGGGACACATGTCATTAGCTGGGCTAGCATATCTATTCCGTCATTGGCAGCATTTACAATTGGCCATATCACTGCCGTCAATAATACTCTTGAGTTACTGGTGGATTGTACCAGAATCTCCCCGATGGCTTTTGGCTGTCGGCAGACAAAAAGCCGCCTGCAAAATACTCAAGAAAGCCGCCAAAGTTAACAAAGTTCCTGATAAAGATATTCCAGAGTTAGTACGAAAGCACTATTTGCATCAA AATTCGAGAAAATCGGCGTCTGATCATTCGGCAACaattgttgatttatttagAACTCCAAATATAAGGATAAAGTCATTAGCGATATTCTTTAATTGGATTGTATGTGGAATGGGTCTTTTCGGTATGACCCAGTACATTGGACAAGTTGGAGGcgatatatttgttaatttcgCCGTGTCGGGCGCAACTCAAATACCGGGTAATTTTGTCGCCTGGTGGGTCATGAATAAATTGggcagaaaaattacattaattactaGTCACGTTACTGCTGGTGTTGCTACCTTACTTTTAATTGCTGTACCTGAGA ATTTAGCATGGGCACGACTTATATTGGCTTGTTTTGGAATTGTCGGAATGTCTGTGTCATTTAcgacagtttatttattttccggTGAATTATTTCCGACTGTTGTTAGAAATATTGGAGTAGGAACGAGCAGCATGTGCGCGAGAATAGGATCTATGGTTGCGCCATTTGTTGTTTCTttg AGTACGGTACAATTCTTTTTACCTCCGTTAATTTTCGGTACATTCCCGCTGGTTGGTGCGGGCTTGGCATTATTTTTACCAGAAACCAACGGATGTAAATTACCGGAAACTCTTCAAGATGGTGAAGATTTTGGAAA aaaaataaaaaaatgtttaaaaagaaaagaCGCGGAAGCTGAAGTATCACTTTAA